Below is a genomic region from Jiangella gansuensis DSM 44835.
GCATCGCGGCGACGAGCTTGGCGACGGGGTTGCGCCTGGCCAGCAGCGCGGCGGGGTCGGCGGAGATGTGCGCCTGGACCAGCGTCACGCGGCCACCTCCGTGGTGAGGCGGCCGGCGTCGACCCGGACCCGATGGTCGGCCAGCGCGGTCGCGAACGCCTCGTCGTGGGTGACGGCGACGATGGCGGTCCCGGCGGCGCGTAGGCCCACACACAGGTCGAGCAGCTCGGTCCAGGTCTGTGCGTCCTGGCCGAAGGTCGGCTCGTCCATCACCAGCAGATCGGGCTCCGTCGCCAGCACTGCGGCCACGGACAGCCGGCGCTTCTCACCGCCGGACAGCGCGAACGGGTTGGCGCCGGCCAGCCGGTCCAGCCGCAGCCGGGCCAGCAGTTCGTCGCACCGCCGCACGGAGGCCGCGGCATCCAGGCCGGCCCGGCGCGGACCGACAGTGAGCTCCTCGCGGACGGTCCGGGCGACGAACTGGTGCTCGGGGTCCTGGAACACGGTTCCGACGCGCCGGCAGAGGTCGCGGGGCCGCCAGCGGTGCAGCGGCCGCCCGGGGGAGTCGACCAGTTCGACGGTGCCGTCGTCGGGCGGGAGCAACCCGGCCAGCAGCATCGCCAGAGTGGACTTGCCGCTGCCGTTCGGTCCGGTGACGGCAGTGGCCTCGCCGCGGTCGACGGTGAGGTCGGCCGCGGCCAGGGCGGGCGCCGAGGTGCGCGGATAGGTCAGCGCGAGATCGTGGGCAGCCAGCATCGGCGAGCCCCCCGGGCCGGGCCGGTGCGGCGGTGGCGGCGGCCCCCACGGCGCCGGCACCCACACGCCGGCCGCCGCCAGGGCGGCGGCGCGCCGCCCGAACACGGCGGCGGGCGGGCCGTCGT
It encodes:
- a CDS encoding ABC transporter ATP-binding protein produces the protein MPAATISLRGWGWRYAGRKAWACRGVDLEIAAGERLLLVGPSGAGKSTLLRGVAGLLDPQTAAEHEGEVLVDGRPAATTRDRVGMLFQDPEASLVMSRSGDDVAFGLENAGVPAKEIWPRVDAALRQVGFGYGRDRPTTALSGGEQQRLALAGALVRQPAVLVLDEPTANLDPAGAATVLGAVTATVGSPDRAPGDTTLLVVEHRVDDVVGLVDRVVVLEPGGGVVDDGPPAAVFGRRAAALAAAGVWVPAPWGPPPPPHRPGPGGSPMLAAHDLALTYPRTSAPALAAADLTVDRGEATAVTGPNGSGKSTLAMLLAGLLPPDDGTVELVDSPGRPLHRWRPRDLCRRVGTVFQDPEHQFVARTVREELTVGPRRAGLDAAASVRRCDELLARLRLDRLAGANPFALSGGEKRRLSVAAVLATEPDLLVMDEPTFGQDAQTWTELLDLCVGLRAAGTAIVAVTHDEAFATALADHRVRVDAGRLTTEVAA